The Leishmania panamensis strain MHOM/PA/94/PSC-1 chromosome 32 sequence genome window below encodes:
- a CDS encoding RNA guanylyltransferase, putative (TriTrypDB/GeneDB-style sysID: LpmP.32.1440), whose amino-acid sequence MGTESPLPRAPPSATASHIVSTLPGTVTPSGSPAPTAALQVHVSSAPQPVSTPKLLSGLPTTTAPALRHGLVSRVAALGGWRPPQFGRKAAPTNSDPLIVMVFGCRGSGKTTQAENIAERYHLLHLSSGDMYKEGKQPFAEVERAVKENFGPEAKNRSYNGLVLDRFVATGEMDAYYLQAALNARQLPVPIVFWLQVDPKEGLRRAQSRGDQKAGADHWRYVEQRAQAEIADHVYKKIGVLHIIDCNMLEARRVGDRIYSIIDGLFPKRNRSIRLPLATPIAGYEKFHLLDDYSDFQQLSKEVHAAIGNTSGRTDSAPLSSIGGYIDASSFANRQECKRMSSMYVTLKVDGERFLIVKHSHFGVLGFPFVFTGCYDFNVLFDPLKFPNALEMVGDRQEEASGIEWMLDAEMTNSNSEPNQPQPLLHIIDYVYFGGKQAKRTPFFERYELLREWFRLMVQNSGEAGAYAPVMLKQYVPINDLPKLLPCFEDAPFAVDGIVFQGNTIYKFGLDKFLLKWKPLQLCTADFRLMNGEKTEDGVTVFDLFTTENEQEVGFPGAVGVFTEMQMHAYQLRNSVIVELELADVVERAGPNGQSATQWVFHRLRVDKPRPNKTSVVESIVRLKHLTYQELLDHCKVLRFTGPNATSL is encoded by the coding sequence ATGGGCACCGAATCGCCGCTACCGCGTGCACCGCCGAGTGCGACAGCAAGCCACATTGTGAGCACCCTTCCAGGCACTGTGACGCCCAGCGGCAGTCCTGCACCAACGGCTGCACTCCAGGTGCACGTGTCGTCTGCGCCGCAGCCTGTGAGTACACCAAAACTTCTGAGCGGACTACCCACCACGaccgcgccagcgctgcgccatGGCCTAGTCTCTAGAGTAGCAGCGCTCGGTGGGTGGCGACCACCGCAGTTTGGTCGTAAGGCCGCCCCGACAAACAGCGACCCGCTCATCGTCATGGTCTTTGGCTGCCGTGGGTCCGGGAAGACGACGCAGGCGGAGAACATTGCTGAGCGCTATCACCTGCTGCATCTCTCCTCTGGGGACATGTACAAGGAAGGCAAGCAGCCTTTtgcagaggtggagcgggCTGTGAAGGAGAACTTTGGCCCTGAGGCAAAGAACCGCTCGTACAACGGCCTCGTGCTCGACCGCTTCGTCGCAACAGGGGAGATGGACGCATACTATTTGCAAGCCGCCCTCAACGCGCGCCAGCTGCCGGTCCCTATTGTCTTCTGGCTGCAAGTGGACCCCAAGGAAGGCTTGCGACGTGCCCAATCCCGCGGCGATCAGAAGGCTGGAGCCGACCACTGGCGCTACGTGGAGCAGCGGGCCCAGGCGGAAATAGCAGATCATGTTTACAAGAAGATTGGTGTTCTGCACATCATTGACTGCAACATGCTCGAAGCGCGTCGGGTCGGGGACCGTATTTACAGCATCATTGATGGCCTTTTCCCGAAGCGCAACCGCAGCATTCGTCTCCCACTTGCCACGCCGATCGCTGGCTACGAGAAATTCCACTTGCTAGACGACTACAGCGACTTCCAGCAACTTTCCAAGGAGGTTCACGCAGCGATTGGCAACACGTCTGGCCGCACCGATAGCGCCCCACTCTCTAGCATTGGGGGCTACATCGACGCCAGCTCGTTTGCAAACCGACAGGAATGCAAGCGGATGTCTTCCATGTACGTTACCTTGAAGGTGGATGGAGAGCGCTTTCTGATTGTCAAACACTCGCACTTCGGCGTACTGGGCTTCCCGTTTGTTTTCACTGGCTGCTACGACTTCAACGTTCTCTTCGATCCGCTGAAGTTCCCGAACGCGCTCGAAATGGTCGGTGACAGGCAGGAAGAGGCGAGCGGGATTGAGTGGATGCTCGACGCGGAGATGACtaacagcaacagcgagccGAACCAGCCCCAGCCGCTGCTACACATCATTGATTACGTCTACTTTGGCGGCAAGCAGGCCAAGCGCACGCCGTTCTTCGAGCGCTACGAGCTCTTGCGCGAGTGGTTCCGGTTGATGGTGCAGAATAGCGGCGAGGCTGGTGCCTACGCGCCTGTAATGCTGAAACAGTACGTTCCTATCAATGATCTGCCGAAGCTGCTCCCCTGCTTCGAGGATGCGCCGTTTGCGGTGGATGGTATTGTCTTCCAGGGCAACACCATTTACAAGTTTGGGCTGGATAAGTTCCTCTTGAAGTggaagccgctgcagctgtgcacgGCAGACTTTAGGCTCATGAACGGAGAGAAGACGGAAGACGGCGTCACCGTTTTCGACCTCTTCACGACGGAGAATGAGCAGGAGGTTGGCTTTCCCGGGGCCGTGGGCGTCTTCACAGAGATGCAGATGCACGCCTACCAGCTTCGGAACAGCGTGATCGTTGAGCTTGAGCTGGCCGATGTAGTGGAAAGAGCAGGTCCCAACGGGCAGTCAGCGACGCAGTGGGTGTTCCACCGTCTGCGCGTTGACAAGCCGCGCCCCAATAAGACTTCTGTGGTCGAAAGCATCGTTAGACTGAAGCACCTCACATATCAGGAGCTGCTAGATCACTGTAAGGTGCTTCGCTTCACTGGGCCCAACGCCACCTCGTTGTAG
- a CDS encoding hypothetical protein (TriTrypDB/GeneDB-style sysID: LpmP.32.1450) produces MSNLNPNAPSFPVSNYQSSQAHNKQGYNNNGGGTGGGGGGGTMQSERYGGGMMYDNSNYHQGGGGGYGHGGGYMGNSPQQGYPSGPRMGRNNRQPNMPHSQYQNLNGMVGGGGGGGGMLSNYCGMPAPYQQVGGMDVNGGYDQVSQQPTQQQMPMQPRMHNMPPNAMAMNSNAMSGGGRMPYNSSQRSPMPSMHQNMNTQGNMVLGSISAQPPPPMGTPAPVPRPLSVPPMGAPLSFITKSTPRVVMVVGYKKTGKTSVAQAIAKREGFEYVCLKSPRQPPAANAAGSGKEEDAEEVEEEDISPLERLAPLRSALGKKATMKGMVIDDAFSTNKFQAHYVAHYLIKAGLQLDVVVALVPELTSLVERGVSFTKSHAKTMHPEAFEFASSLNPERVIVMDEDLKVEELVEKAAVDVSALLRKNVAAIELEQEYFIPGCPMVTDAEQVEQILEAERRAVKRLLPYTFTYSEPNYVLDYVQFVQSATKLQHYLVTPWIWGDKLSLIGYGTSVYVHLTSYNLLFQLKDVPTALQELIKKLKSEVEASGVEDPASQVLFCVEASMLNDVIYISDMMIIGKQHGAEMLLHDRVKLLSDSFGKLPSSGSVRLLEHYPVCDIKTCLEAYKDVSRGAIFVNPDGVEYGRYDVRNFVYPSETKKTVRLRIWAGSMTDGMWSFDGYVREYEDEVLATSRTTGANNLPVLISDSNVDTHMINDGNIVECVMEKTASKGKSREKSAVLTFCRRCKWEATPITQFYMWAFADPPQWSTESFLDACSSIASVRPTV; encoded by the coding sequence ATGTCAAACCTTAACCCTAACGCGCCATCGTTCCCGGTATCGAACTACCAGTCGAGCCAAGCACACAACAAACAGGGCTACAACAACAATGGTGGTGGCacaggtggcggcggcggtggtggcacaaTGCAAAGCGAGCGTTATGGCGGAGGGATGATGTACGATAACAGCAACTACCACcagggtggcggtggcggctatGGTCACGGTGGTGGCTACATGGGCAATAGCCCACAGCAAGGGTACCCGTCGGGCCCTCGCATGGGTCGCAACAATCGCCAACCGAACATGCCGCATAGCCAATACCAAAACCTCAATGGCAtggtgggcggcggcggtggcggtggcggcatgCTTAGCAACTACTGCGGAATGCCCGCCCCGTATCAGCAAGTAGGTGGGATGGACGTGAATGGCGGCTATGACCAGGTCTCACAGCAgccaacgcagcagcagatgccgATGCAGCCTCGGATGCACAACATGCCGCCCAATGCGATGGCCATGAACAGCAACGCGATGAGTGGTGGCGGTCGCATGCCGTACAATAGTAGCCAACGCAGCCCGATGCCGAGCATGCACCAGAACATGAATACCCAGGGTAACATGGTACTTggcagcatcagcgctcAGCCTCCGCCACCCATGGGAACACCAGCTCCAGTGCCGCGTCCGCTTTCCGTGCCGCCAATGGGGGCGCCACTGTCTTTCATAACGAAGAGCACGCCGCGCGTCGTAATGGTGGTGGGCTACAAAAAGACGGGCAAGACAAGCGTAGCGCAGGCGATTGCAAAAAGGGAGGGATTTGAGTACGTGTGCCTCAAGtcgccacggcagccgcctGCTGCCAATGCAGCCGGCagtggaaaagaggaggacgccgaggaggtggaggaagaggataTTAGTCCGCTGGAGCGACTGGCACCACTACGTTCGGCTCTGGGGAAAAAAGCGACGATGAAAGGCATGGTCATCGACGATGCCTTCTCTACGAACAAGTTCCAAGCCCACTATGTAGCGCACTACCTCATCAAGGCGGGTCTGCAGCTGGACGTGGTTGTGGCCCTTGTGCCAGAGCTGACGTCGCTGGTCGAGCGTGGGGTGAGCTTCACGAAGTCACACGCCAAGACGATGCACCCAGAAGCGTTCGAGTTTGCCTCGAGCCTCAACCCCGAGAGGGTCATTGTTATGGATGAGGACctgaaggtggaggagctggtggaAAAGGCGGCAGTTGacgtgtcggcgctgctccgaAAGAACGTCGCAGCGATCGAGCTGGAGCAGGAGTACTTCATCCCTGGCTGCCCTATGGTGACAGACGCGGAACAGGTAGAGCAGATTTTAGAGGCGGAGCGTCGCGCGGTGAAGCGCCTGCTGCCGTACACATTCACGTACTCGGAGCCGAACTACGTGCTTGACTATGTGCAGTTTGTGCAGTCGGCTACGAAGCTGCAGCACTACCTCGTCACCCCGTGGATCTGGGGAGATAAACTATCGCTGATTGGCTACGGCACGAGCGTCTATGTCCACCTTACATCGTACAACCTGCTGTTTCAGTTGAAGGATGTGCCAACGGCGTTACAGGAGCTCATCAAGAAGCTCAagagcgaggtggaggcgtcGGGCGTGGAGGATCCGGCGTCGCAGGTGTTGTTCTGTGTGGAGGCATCCATGCTGAACGATGTCATCTACATCTCGGACATGATGATCATCGGCAAGCAGCATGGAGCGGAGATGCTGCTCCACGATCGTGTGAAGCTGCTGTCCGACTCCTTCGGCAAGCTACCGAGCAGCGGCTCTGTGCGGCTACTGGAGCACTACCCTGTGTGCGACATAAAGACGTGCCTAGAAGCGTACAAGGACGTCAGCCGCGGTGCAATTTTTGTTAATCCTGACGGGGTCGAGTACGGTCGCTACGACGTGCGCAACTTCGTGTACCCGTCCGAAACCAAGAAGACGGTGCGACTGCGCATTTGGGCCGGTAGCATGACCGATGGCATGTGGAGCTTTGACGGATACGTGCGCGAGTACGAGGACGAGGTGCTAGCGACAAGCCGCACGACCGGCGCGAACAACCTTCCGGTCTTGATAAGTGACTCAAACGTTGACACCCACATGATCAACGACGGCAACATCGTCGAGTGTGTCATGGAGAAGACGGCCTCCAAGGGCAAGTCGCGCGAGAAGAGTGCCGTGCTGACgttctgccgccgctgtaAATGGGAAGCGACGCCAATCACGCAGTTCTACATGTGGGCCTTCGCTGATCCGCCGCAGTGGTCGACGGAGTCCTTCCTGGAtgcctgctcctccatcgcctcaGTGCGCCCAACTGTCTAG
- a CDS encoding hypothetical protein (TriTrypDB/GeneDB-style sysID: LpmP.32.1460) has protein sequence MEASARRCFLEVYTDGGNEPRLLQLEPTVKFYNVLKRLGEGGDLYWGDHCIDPQTTPAALGMACGVDEANTLWFIPAPPRAKPYSVFHDDPTVSVDSPPLADATECLGHRPGCGTSLPAVLEGSAAPRYSSGHGAEHGTLLGARMASSTVPTPSWYTRPRLLSPAPPLFPPSVVTPLNSAAQMSPTRRPRLAQPPALRAMRSPHSQVQPPSRMPRHPVADAASGTVDVLEGRGSEGTAPMRYLYVPRAPRTPPLRHSAVPVRRNAPVFIDPNTLVDATYDAVEALQRELRHLRGEMRAMRLRHGYDASLLTPVRQGEGRLPSMEAPSALPSPICLSTMERSVEELATELHDKQMRRLREQRRFLLAPHPGV, from the coding sequence ATGGAGGCGAGTGCACGCCGGTGTTTTTTGGAGGTGTACACGGACGGGGGCAATGAACCGCGTCTACTGCAGCTCGAGCCGACGGTGAAGTTCTACAATGTGCTAAAGCGCCTCGGCGAGGGGGGTGACCTTTACTGGGGTGACCACTGCATCGACCCTCAGACGACCCCCGCTGCCCTGGGTATGGCTTGCGGCGTCGACGAGGCGAACACGCTGTGGTTTATACCAGCCCCGCCACGTGCGAAGCCGTACAGCGTTTTCCACGATGATCCTACCGTGTCTGTGGATTCGCCGCCGTTGGCGGATGCCACCGAATGCCTGGGACACCGCCCTGGCTGTGGCACGTCGCTTCCCGCGGTCCTTGAGGGTAGTGCCGCTCCACgctacagcagcggccacggTGCAGAGCATGGTACGCTCCTTGGAGCACGGATGGCGTCGTCAACTGTCCCAACACCCTCGTGGTACACTCGGCCGCGGCTCTTGTCCCCTGCGCCACCGTTGTTTCCTCCGTCGGTTGTGACACCTCTTAACTCTGCTGCGCAAATGTCGCCAACGCGTCGGCCACGCTTGGCGCAGCCTCCCGCTCTGAGGGCGATGAGATCACCACACTCGCAAGTTCAGCCGCCGTCGAGGATGCCGCGACACCCCGTCGCGGATGCGGCCAGCGGGACTGTCGATGTTCTCGAAGGTCGTGGCAGCGAGGGAACGGCGCCTATGCGCTACTTGTACGTACCGCGGGCCCCACgtacgccaccgctgcggcactctGCCGTCCCGGTTCGGCGCAACGCACCCGTATTCATCGATCCCAATACCCTCGTCGATGCCACCTATGATGCGGTCGAGGCGCTCCAGAGAGAGCTGCGGCACTTACGCGGCGAGATGCGAGCGATGCGGCTCCGCCACGGTTATGATGCGAGCCTCCTGACGCCGGTGCGGCAGGGCGAGGGGCGGCTCCCCAGCATGGAGGCGCCGTCGGCGTTGCCATCGCCGATTTGTCTCTCGACGATGGAACGGAGTGTGGAGGAGCTCGCGACGGAGCTGCATGACAAGCAGatgcgccgccttcgcgaGCAGCGTCGCTTCCTCCTGGCCCCCCACCCCGGGGTCTAG
- a CDS encoding hypothetical protein (TriTrypDB/GeneDB-style sysID: LpmP.32.1470), producing the protein MIIGAPAKRWTTESVSDLLGSPYTGLGAVLLSDAVVDYLQSIQSVRTVRAARRVADGSDKDGNGGSDSLPSDVHVVLQYIVRHADTLFALLHGEARMENGFVSSKEALQGVFPTSSPTPAEDQAPPTVVEKQYPSNGNPANGPCNAPGASQAYDGSAGIENAPASASAAIGDGEEAQERRCLANLTELLSFCISHSQVQSEIDAVVAACIKALSAENILEVQRTFAVQRLLLEAFDNDFEMTTQTIADTLTHSAIKGMVKNLSSNCIVAETLIALFGSALSAVWMVKPTTRTALFTSQWIRLNFPTTFCAHLLTAIRDPGMYHYFYFFKELLKRGYSHSAGPIVDVLLSEPLVSDYVECILSCCEEDVGRTPLLSPDGVAAAPVSLAADGMEVLVSIISLVRKSLVLPETNYMYETSTQYISPVAVLQAQASRVTALLAPTAKEEAELEALVSSTQSSPRSMSGPLRHACSPAAMDGGYGLGPLRLAVCELFVEFSLFQLASTDNTLITSGFFPAFINCCERFPQHDALARALHRCILTVFQRAMLVGENLSAAAERDCLWTYLVMADTVVLRCGALESVLGSLTHLAQIPDTTLSSLCIDLLTSLSSLPLFQSAAGGPFEKHLEAFKACEAIQERVRHMATPITGGSFKEHGSAGVREAVHRDTINLAGDRFDGPKAGGFSRGSRFSGFSNRLTKGAYIIVRRSADDDRPKRPPADVVVDMEALKQEVHTLQQAGSPAVQSYPSFGNVQFGFASSAAHVEKEEQNTAETPLS; encoded by the coding sequence ATGATCATAGGTGCACCGGCGAAGAGATGGACAACGGAGAGCGTTTCGGACCTCCTCGGGTCCCCGTACACGGGCCTCGGGGCGGTGCTGTTGTCCGATGCCGTTGTGGACTACCTGCAGAGCATTCAGTCAGTCAGGACTGTCCGTGCGGCTCGGCGCGTAGCGGACGGCTCCGACAAGGATGGAAACGGAGGTTCTGACAGCCTTCCAAGTGATGTGCATGTTGTTCTTCAATACATTGTCCGGCATGCAGACACGCTGTTCGCTCTGCTTCACGGAGAGGCGCGGATGGAGAATGGCTTCGTGAGTTCAAAAGAAGCGCTGCAAGGGGTTTTTCCAACGTCCTCGCCTACGCCAGCGGAGGACCAGGCACCGCCGACTGTCGTAGAGAAACAATACCCATCCAATGGGAACCCTGCCAACGGTCCGTGTAACGCTCCTGGTGCTAGCCAGGCGTATGATGGCAGTGCAGGTATCGAGAATGCACCAGCGTCAGCGTCCGCCGCCATCGGCGAcggggaagaggcgcaggagcggcggtgcctcGCGAACCTGACAGAGCTACTCTCCTTCTGTATTTCCCACTCACAAGTACAGTCCGAAATCGATGCCGTCGTGGCAGCCTGCATTAAAGCGCTGAGTGCGGAGAACATTCTGGAGGTACAGCGGACGTTTGCCgtgcagcgtctcctgcTAGAAGCCTTCGATAATGACTTCGAGATGACCACGCAGACCATCGCCGACACCCTCACGCATTCGGCCATTAAGGGAATGGTGAAAAACCTTTCGAGCAACTGCATTGTTGCCGAGACCCTCATAGCACTCTTTGGCTCAGCGCTGTCCGCGGTGTGGATGGTGAAGCCGACGACCAGGACGGCGCTCTTCACGTCGCAATGGATTCGACTCAACTTCCCAACAACGTTCTGCGCCCATCTCCTCACCGCCATCCGCGATCCCGGGATGTACCACTACTTTTACTTCTTCAAGGAATTACTGAAACGCGGGTACAGCCACAGCGCAGGGCCGATCGTGGATGTGCTCCTCAGTGAGCCGCTTGTCTCGGACTACGTGGAGTGCATCTTAAGCTGctgcgaggaggacgtggGGAGGACGCCGCTGTTGTCTCCAGATGgcgttgcagcggcgccggtgtcGCTGGCGGCGGATGGGATGGAGGTGCTCGTCTCGATAATTAGCCTGGTGCGCAAGTCGCTGGTACTGCCTGAAACGAACTACATGTACGAAACGTCCACACAGTACATTTCGCCGGTAGCGGTGCTTCAGGCACAGGCGTCACGGGTAACGGCGCTCCTCGCCCCTacagcaaaggaggaggcagagctggaggcgcttgTGTCATCTACCCAGTCGTCGCCACGCTCGATGAGCGGTCCTTTGCGACATGCTTGCTCCCCTGCTGCTATGGACGGGGGGTATGGCCTGGGTCCGCTCCGGCTTGCCGTCTGCGAATTATTTGTCGAATTTTCCCTCTTCCAGCTGGCCAGTACCGACAACACTCTCATCACAAGTGGCTTCTTCCCCGCGTTTATAAACTGCTGCGAGCGCTTCCCGCAGCACGACGCGCTAGCCAGAGCcctgcaccgctgcatcCTGACCGTCTTTCAGCGAGCAATGCTCGTGGGCGAAAATCTCAGCGCTGCAGCCGAGCGCGATTGTCTGTGGACGTACCTGGTGATGGCAGACACTGTTGTGCTGCGGTGTGGCGCTCTCGAATCTGTACTGGGCTCACTGACGCACCTTGCACAGATCCCTGATACGACGCTGTCGAGCCTCTGCATCGATTTACTGACAAGCTTGTCCTCACTGCCGCTCTTCCAgtccgccgccggtggcccGTTTGAGAAGCACCTGGAGGCTTTCAAGGCGTGTGAGGCTATCCAAGAACGCGTGCGCCACATGGCCACCCCGATCACCGGAGGGAGCTTTAAAGAGCATGGTTCGGCCGGGGTACGAGAGGCGGTGCATCGCGACACCATCAACCTCGCTGGTGATCGCTTCGACGGTCCGAAGGCGGGCGGTTTCTCTCGCGGCTCGCGGTTTTCGGGGTTCTCAAACAGGCTGACAAAGGGTGCGTACATAATTGTGCGCCGCAgtgccgacgacgacagGCCAAAGCGCCCACCTGCGGATGTGGTAGTAGACATGGAGGCCCTGAAGCAGGAGGTGCACACCTTACAGCAAGCAGGTTCGCCGGCTGTGCAGTCGTACCCCAGCTTTGGAAACGTTCAATTTGGTTTTGCTTCCTCGGCGGCACATGTCGAAAAGGAAGAGCAGAACACGGCGGAAACACCATTATCATAA